From a single Myxocyprinus asiaticus isolate MX2 ecotype Aquarium Trade chromosome 47, UBuf_Myxa_2, whole genome shotgun sequence genomic region:
- the agbl5 gene encoding cytosolic carboxypeptidase-like protein 5 isoform X1 yields the protein MEFRFGNVVFSSRFDSGNLARVERVERPDPDGNTGRSANGSVHTQPDYEFNVWTKPDCASTEFENSNRSWFYFSVRGMLPGKLLKINVMNMNKQSKLYSQGMAPFVLTLPVKTRWERVRERPTYEMSDSQFILSFVHRLLDVRGVITHFSFCYPFSYTECQDMMLQLDQKFLSSTHTLGPCSPLESIYYHRELLCYSLDGHRVDLITVSSCHGLLEEREPRLDRLFPDLSTPRPHCFTGKRVFFLSSRVHPGETPSSFVFNGFLNFILSQDDPRAQTLRRLFVFKLIPMLNPDGVIRGHYRTDSRGVNLNRQYVNPSPDLHPSIYGAKSLLLYHHIHNQLGNNASSALKTSNQCNATHPLTTPTELERCLNLRNEAERGEGLRLDLSEIPMQLEESWDKGDVEREAGPCDENESTASRGEASPVLNPASSLQIPPQESGVAYYIDLHGHASKRGCFMYGNNLTDESQQVENMLYPKLISLNCAHFDFLGCNFSEKNMYARDKRDGQSKEGSGRVAIHKSIGLVHSYTLECNYNTGRSVNTIPPACHDNGRATPPPQPAFPPKYTPEVFEQVGRAVAIAALDMAQCNPWPRLVLSEHSSLVNLRTSILKHVRNSKSLPSNNQRNGNSKTTSPAKPASLSSSVSENSLNHVRINANVNGNRQTSPQLKNSPSFTFGCSASGPASAHGTSTHRPSHRTPGPVRECKAQEKRRPHHQHQRHALRQQASARPPPSPSSSPSSSSSGGVGGSPGPCSISMAGNSCPECLSKDFPVRGGWGIKTGRSGPAHSHTSQQKKAFPAQEPLQESVDLLTSIEYSRCALQPRSSRIPVRKDNQSAVPPVSGCSETLRVWKLIKPDIKKHLAGVAGKDGSSLRLTPKVLLRNQSSGGATNKTPATDTHANRSLQT from the exons ATGGAGTTCCGCTTTGGGAACGTGGTGTTCAGCTCGCGCTTTGACTCTGGGAATCTGGCCCGTGTGGAAAGAGTTGAGCGACCAGATCCCGACGGTAACACCGGCAGATCGGCCAACGGTTCAGTGCACACACAACCCGACTATGAGTTTAATGTGTGGACCAAACCCGACTGTGCCAGCACAGAGTTTGAAAATAGCAACCG GTCGTGGTTTTACTTCAGCGTGCGAGGGATGTTACCGGGGAAACTGCTAAAGATTAATGTGATGAATATGAATAAACAGAGTAAACTTTACTCTCAGGGCATGGCTCCATTCGTCCTCACACTCCCTGTTAAAACGCGCTGGGAGAGGGTTCGAGAGAGACCAACGTATGAG atgtcAGATAGTCAGTTCATCCTGTCGTTTGTTCATCGTCTGCTGGATGTTCGGGGGGTCATCACACATTTCTCCTTCTGTTATCCGTTCTCATACACCGAGTGTCAGGACATGATGCTGCAGCTCGATCAGAAGTTCCtcagcagcacacacacactgggaCCCTGCAG tcCTTTAGAGAGTATTTACTATCACCGTGAGCTGTTGTGTTACTCTCTGGACGGACACAGAGTGGATCTGATCACGGTTTCATCCTGTCACGGTCTGTTGGAGGAGCGAGAGCCGCGGTTAGACAGACTTTTCCCCGACCTCAGCACGCCACGACCACACTGCTTCACTGGAAAACGG gTGTTTTTTCTGAGCAGTAGAGTACACCCCGGCGAGACGCCGtccagctttgtttttaatggttTTCTGAACTTCATCTTGAGTCAGGATGACCCGCGTGCTCAGACGCTCCGCCGGCTGTTTGTTTTTAAACTCATTCCCATGCTCAATCCCGACGGGGTCATCAGGGGTCACTACAG GACAGACTCACGTGGCGTTAATCTAAACAGACAGTATGTCAACCCCAGTCCAGACCTGCATCCCTCTATATACGGTGCCAAATCTCTGCTGCTCTACCACCACATACACAATCAACTTGGCAACAACGCTTCCTCCGCCCTTAAAACCTCCAACCAATGTAACGCCACCCATCCTCTGACCACACCCACTGAGCTGGAGCGCTGCCTCAACCTGCGTAATGAGGCAGAGCGAGGGGAGGGGCTTAGACTTGACCTATCAGAGATCCCCATGCAGCTGGAGGAGAGCTGGGATAAGGGCGACGTCGAGAGGGAGGCGGGTCCCTGCGATGAGAACGAATCAACAGCGAGCAGGGGGGAAGCATCACCTGTGCTAAACCCTGCCTCATCTTTGCAGATCCCACCACAGGAGAGCGGAGTGGCCTATTACATAGACCTGCATGGCCACGCCTCCAAGAGAGGATGCTTTATGTACGGCAACAACCTGACAGACGAGAGTCAACAG GTGGAGAACATGTTGTATCCAAAGCTAATTTCACTAAACTGTGCTCATTTTGACTTCCTGGGCTGTAATTTCTCAGAAAAGAACATGTATGCTCGAGACAAACGTGACGGTCAGTCGAAAGAGGGCAGCGGACGTGTGGCCATTCACAAAAGCATTGGCCTCGTGCACAG TTACACACTAGAGTGCAATTATAATACAGGCCGCTCGGTGAACACCATCCCACCCGCCTGTCACGATAACGGGCGAGCCACACCCCCTCCACAGCCCGCCTTCCCACCCAAATACACACCTGAGGTGTTTGAACAG GTGGGGCGTGCTGTTGCCATAGCAGCGCTGGATATGGCGCAGTGTAACCCGTGGCCGCGGTTGGTTTTGTCAGAACACAGCAGTCTGGTGAATCTGCGCACGTCCATCCTCAAACACGTGCGCAACAGCAAGAGCCTGCCGTCCAACAACCAGCGAAACGGCAACTCGAAGACCACCAGCCCCGCCAAACCGGC TAGTTTGAGCAGCTCGGTTTCAGAGAACTCGCTCAACCATGTGCGCATTAATGCTAACGTTAATGGAAACCGCCAGACGTCTCCTCAGCTCAAGAACTCACCGAGCTTCACCTTCGGTTGTAGTGCGTCCGGCCCCGCCAGCGCTCACGGCACCAGCACACACCGGCCCTCTCACAGGACCCCGGGGCCCGTCAGAG AGTGTAAAGCTCAGGAGAAGAGACGACCGCATCACCAGCATCAGCGTCACGCCCTCCGCCAGCAGGCCTCTGCACGCCCCCCTCCCTCGCCATCATCCTCCCCGTCCTCCTCATCTTCAGGTGGTGTGGGCGGGTCCCCGGGCCCCTGCTCCATCAGTATGGCAG GCAACAGCTGCCCTGAGTGTCTCAGTAAAGACTTCCCTGTGCGTGGTGGGTGGGGCATCAAGACTGGCAGATCAGGTCCCGCCCACTCTCATACATCACAGCAGAAGAAGGCGTTTCCAGCACAG GAACCTCTGCAGGAGTCTGTGGACTTATTGACATCTATTGAATACAGCAG GTGCGCTCTGCAGCCGCGGTCCAGTCGTATCCCGGTGCGGAAGGACAATCAGTCGGCTGTCCCCCCTGTCTCAGGCTGCTCCGAGACCCTGAGAGTCTGGAAACTGATCAAGCCCGACATCAAAAAACACCTGGCAG GTGTGGCTGGGAAAGATGGTTCTTCTCTGCGTCTGACCCCTAAAGTTCTTCTGAGGAACCAGAGTTCAGGAGGCGCCACCAATAAAACACCTGCCACAGATACACACGCAAACAG ATCACTGCAGACGTGA
- the agbl5 gene encoding cytosolic carboxypeptidase-like protein 5 isoform X3, which translates to MEFRFGNVVFSSRFDSGNLARVERVERPDPDGNTGRSANGSVHTQPDYEFNVWTKPDCASTEFENSNRSWFYFSVRGMLPGKLLKINVMNMNKQSKLYSQGMAPFVLTLPVKTRWERVRERPTYEMSDSQFILSFVHRLLDVRGVITHFSFCYPFSYTECQDMMLQLDQKFLSSTHTLGPCSPLESIYYHRELLCYSLDGHRVDLITVSSCHGLLEEREPRLDRLFPDLSTPRPHCFTGKRVFFLSSRVHPGETPSSFVFNGFLNFILSQDDPRAQTLRRLFVFKLIPMLNPDGVIRGHYRTDSRGVNLNRQYVNPSPDLHPSIYGAKSLLLYHHIHNQLGNNASSALKTSNQCNATHPLTTPTELERCLNLRNEAERGEGLRLDLSEIPMQLEESWDKGDVEREAGPCDENESTASRGEASPVLNPASSLQIPPQESGVAYYIDLHGHASKRGCFMYGNNLTDESQQVENMLYPKLISLNCAHFDFLGCNFSEKNMYARDKRDGQSKEGSGRVAIHKSIGLVHSYTLECNYNTGRSVNTIPPACHDNGRATPPPQPAFPPKYTPEVFEQVGRAVAIAALDMAQCNPWPRLVLSEHSSLVNLRTSILKHVRNSKSLPSNNQRNGNSKTTSPAKPASLSSSVSENSLNHVRINANVNGNRQTSPQLKNSPSFTFGCSASGPASAHGTSTHRPSHRTPGPVRGNSCPECLSKDFPVRGGWGIKTGRSGPAHSHTSQQKKAFPAQEPLQESVDLLTSIEYSRCALQPRSSRIPVRKDNQSAVPPVSGCSETLRVWKLIKPDIKKHLAGVAGKDGSSLRLTPKVLLRNQSSGGATNKTPATDTHANRSLQT; encoded by the exons ATGGAGTTCCGCTTTGGGAACGTGGTGTTCAGCTCGCGCTTTGACTCTGGGAATCTGGCCCGTGTGGAAAGAGTTGAGCGACCAGATCCCGACGGTAACACCGGCAGATCGGCCAACGGTTCAGTGCACACACAACCCGACTATGAGTTTAATGTGTGGACCAAACCCGACTGTGCCAGCACAGAGTTTGAAAATAGCAACCG GTCGTGGTTTTACTTCAGCGTGCGAGGGATGTTACCGGGGAAACTGCTAAAGATTAATGTGATGAATATGAATAAACAGAGTAAACTTTACTCTCAGGGCATGGCTCCATTCGTCCTCACACTCCCTGTTAAAACGCGCTGGGAGAGGGTTCGAGAGAGACCAACGTATGAG atgtcAGATAGTCAGTTCATCCTGTCGTTTGTTCATCGTCTGCTGGATGTTCGGGGGGTCATCACACATTTCTCCTTCTGTTATCCGTTCTCATACACCGAGTGTCAGGACATGATGCTGCAGCTCGATCAGAAGTTCCtcagcagcacacacacactgggaCCCTGCAG tcCTTTAGAGAGTATTTACTATCACCGTGAGCTGTTGTGTTACTCTCTGGACGGACACAGAGTGGATCTGATCACGGTTTCATCCTGTCACGGTCTGTTGGAGGAGCGAGAGCCGCGGTTAGACAGACTTTTCCCCGACCTCAGCACGCCACGACCACACTGCTTCACTGGAAAACGG gTGTTTTTTCTGAGCAGTAGAGTACACCCCGGCGAGACGCCGtccagctttgtttttaatggttTTCTGAACTTCATCTTGAGTCAGGATGACCCGCGTGCTCAGACGCTCCGCCGGCTGTTTGTTTTTAAACTCATTCCCATGCTCAATCCCGACGGGGTCATCAGGGGTCACTACAG GACAGACTCACGTGGCGTTAATCTAAACAGACAGTATGTCAACCCCAGTCCAGACCTGCATCCCTCTATATACGGTGCCAAATCTCTGCTGCTCTACCACCACATACACAATCAACTTGGCAACAACGCTTCCTCCGCCCTTAAAACCTCCAACCAATGTAACGCCACCCATCCTCTGACCACACCCACTGAGCTGGAGCGCTGCCTCAACCTGCGTAATGAGGCAGAGCGAGGGGAGGGGCTTAGACTTGACCTATCAGAGATCCCCATGCAGCTGGAGGAGAGCTGGGATAAGGGCGACGTCGAGAGGGAGGCGGGTCCCTGCGATGAGAACGAATCAACAGCGAGCAGGGGGGAAGCATCACCTGTGCTAAACCCTGCCTCATCTTTGCAGATCCCACCACAGGAGAGCGGAGTGGCCTATTACATAGACCTGCATGGCCACGCCTCCAAGAGAGGATGCTTTATGTACGGCAACAACCTGACAGACGAGAGTCAACAG GTGGAGAACATGTTGTATCCAAAGCTAATTTCACTAAACTGTGCTCATTTTGACTTCCTGGGCTGTAATTTCTCAGAAAAGAACATGTATGCTCGAGACAAACGTGACGGTCAGTCGAAAGAGGGCAGCGGACGTGTGGCCATTCACAAAAGCATTGGCCTCGTGCACAG TTACACACTAGAGTGCAATTATAATACAGGCCGCTCGGTGAACACCATCCCACCCGCCTGTCACGATAACGGGCGAGCCACACCCCCTCCACAGCCCGCCTTCCCACCCAAATACACACCTGAGGTGTTTGAACAG GTGGGGCGTGCTGTTGCCATAGCAGCGCTGGATATGGCGCAGTGTAACCCGTGGCCGCGGTTGGTTTTGTCAGAACACAGCAGTCTGGTGAATCTGCGCACGTCCATCCTCAAACACGTGCGCAACAGCAAGAGCCTGCCGTCCAACAACCAGCGAAACGGCAACTCGAAGACCACCAGCCCCGCCAAACCGGC TAGTTTGAGCAGCTCGGTTTCAGAGAACTCGCTCAACCATGTGCGCATTAATGCTAACGTTAATGGAAACCGCCAGACGTCTCCTCAGCTCAAGAACTCACCGAGCTTCACCTTCGGTTGTAGTGCGTCCGGCCCCGCCAGCGCTCACGGCACCAGCACACACCGGCCCTCTCACAGGACCCCGGGGCCCGTCAGAG GCAACAGCTGCCCTGAGTGTCTCAGTAAAGACTTCCCTGTGCGTGGTGGGTGGGGCATCAAGACTGGCAGATCAGGTCCCGCCCACTCTCATACATCACAGCAGAAGAAGGCGTTTCCAGCACAG GAACCTCTGCAGGAGTCTGTGGACTTATTGACATCTATTGAATACAGCAG GTGCGCTCTGCAGCCGCGGTCCAGTCGTATCCCGGTGCGGAAGGACAATCAGTCGGCTGTCCCCCCTGTCTCAGGCTGCTCCGAGACCCTGAGAGTCTGGAAACTGATCAAGCCCGACATCAAAAAACACCTGGCAG GTGTGGCTGGGAAAGATGGTTCTTCTCTGCGTCTGACCCCTAAAGTTCTTCTGAGGAACCAGAGTTCAGGAGGCGCCACCAATAAAACACCTGCCACAGATACACACGCAAACAG ATCACTGCAGACGTGA
- the ost4 gene encoding dolichyl-diphosphooligosaccharide--protein glycosyltransferase subunit 4, translating to MVTDVQLAIFANMLGVSLFLLVVLYHYVAVNNPKKLE from the coding sequence ATGGTGACTGATGTGCAGCTGGCCATATTCGCCAACATGCTGGGGGTGTCACTCTTCCTGCTGGTGGTTTTGTATCATTATGTGGCTGTTAACAACCCAAAGAAGCTGGAGTGA
- the agbl5 gene encoding cytosolic carboxypeptidase-like protein 5 isoform X2, with the protein MEFRFGNVVFSSRFDSGNLARVERVERPDPDGNTGRSANGSVHTQPDYEFNVWTKPDCASTEFENSNRSWFYFSVRGMLPGKLLKINVMNMNKQSKLYSQGMAPFVLTLPVKTRWERVRERPTYEMSDSQFILSFVHRLLDVRGVITHFSFCYPFSYTECQDMMLQLDQKFLSSTHTLGPCSPLESIYYHRELLCYSLDGHRVDLITVSSCHGLLEEREPRLDRLFPDLSTPRPHCFTGKRVFFLSSRVHPGETPSSFVFNGFLNFILSQDDPRAQTLRRLFVFKLIPMLNPDGVIRGHYRTDSRGVNLNRQYVNPSPDLHPSIYGAKSLLLYHHIHNQLGNNASSALKTSNQCNATHPLTTPTELERCLNLRNEAERGEGLRLDLSEIPMQLEESWDKGDVEREAGPCDENESTASRGEASPVLNPASSLQIPPQESGVAYYIDLHGHASKRGCFMYGNNLTDESQQVENMLYPKLISLNCAHFDFLGCNFSEKNMYARDKRDGQSKEGSGRVAIHKSIGLVHSYTLECNYNTGRSVNTIPPACHDNGRATPPPQPAFPPKYTPEVFEQVGRAVAIAALDMAQCNPWPRLVLSEHSSLVNLRTSILKHVRNSKSLPSNNQRNGNSKTTSPAKPALSSSVSENSLNHVRINANVNGNRQTSPQLKNSPSFTFGCSASGPASAHGTSTHRPSHRTPGPVRECKAQEKRRPHHQHQRHALRQQASARPPPSPSSSPSSSSSGGVGGSPGPCSISMAGNSCPECLSKDFPVRGGWGIKTGRSGPAHSHTSQQKKAFPAQEPLQESVDLLTSIEYSRCALQPRSSRIPVRKDNQSAVPPVSGCSETLRVWKLIKPDIKKHLAGVAGKDGSSLRLTPKVLLRNQSSGGATNKTPATDTHANRSLQT; encoded by the exons ATGGAGTTCCGCTTTGGGAACGTGGTGTTCAGCTCGCGCTTTGACTCTGGGAATCTGGCCCGTGTGGAAAGAGTTGAGCGACCAGATCCCGACGGTAACACCGGCAGATCGGCCAACGGTTCAGTGCACACACAACCCGACTATGAGTTTAATGTGTGGACCAAACCCGACTGTGCCAGCACAGAGTTTGAAAATAGCAACCG GTCGTGGTTTTACTTCAGCGTGCGAGGGATGTTACCGGGGAAACTGCTAAAGATTAATGTGATGAATATGAATAAACAGAGTAAACTTTACTCTCAGGGCATGGCTCCATTCGTCCTCACACTCCCTGTTAAAACGCGCTGGGAGAGGGTTCGAGAGAGACCAACGTATGAG atgtcAGATAGTCAGTTCATCCTGTCGTTTGTTCATCGTCTGCTGGATGTTCGGGGGGTCATCACACATTTCTCCTTCTGTTATCCGTTCTCATACACCGAGTGTCAGGACATGATGCTGCAGCTCGATCAGAAGTTCCtcagcagcacacacacactgggaCCCTGCAG tcCTTTAGAGAGTATTTACTATCACCGTGAGCTGTTGTGTTACTCTCTGGACGGACACAGAGTGGATCTGATCACGGTTTCATCCTGTCACGGTCTGTTGGAGGAGCGAGAGCCGCGGTTAGACAGACTTTTCCCCGACCTCAGCACGCCACGACCACACTGCTTCACTGGAAAACGG gTGTTTTTTCTGAGCAGTAGAGTACACCCCGGCGAGACGCCGtccagctttgtttttaatggttTTCTGAACTTCATCTTGAGTCAGGATGACCCGCGTGCTCAGACGCTCCGCCGGCTGTTTGTTTTTAAACTCATTCCCATGCTCAATCCCGACGGGGTCATCAGGGGTCACTACAG GACAGACTCACGTGGCGTTAATCTAAACAGACAGTATGTCAACCCCAGTCCAGACCTGCATCCCTCTATATACGGTGCCAAATCTCTGCTGCTCTACCACCACATACACAATCAACTTGGCAACAACGCTTCCTCCGCCCTTAAAACCTCCAACCAATGTAACGCCACCCATCCTCTGACCACACCCACTGAGCTGGAGCGCTGCCTCAACCTGCGTAATGAGGCAGAGCGAGGGGAGGGGCTTAGACTTGACCTATCAGAGATCCCCATGCAGCTGGAGGAGAGCTGGGATAAGGGCGACGTCGAGAGGGAGGCGGGTCCCTGCGATGAGAACGAATCAACAGCGAGCAGGGGGGAAGCATCACCTGTGCTAAACCCTGCCTCATCTTTGCAGATCCCACCACAGGAGAGCGGAGTGGCCTATTACATAGACCTGCATGGCCACGCCTCCAAGAGAGGATGCTTTATGTACGGCAACAACCTGACAGACGAGAGTCAACAG GTGGAGAACATGTTGTATCCAAAGCTAATTTCACTAAACTGTGCTCATTTTGACTTCCTGGGCTGTAATTTCTCAGAAAAGAACATGTATGCTCGAGACAAACGTGACGGTCAGTCGAAAGAGGGCAGCGGACGTGTGGCCATTCACAAAAGCATTGGCCTCGTGCACAG TTACACACTAGAGTGCAATTATAATACAGGCCGCTCGGTGAACACCATCCCACCCGCCTGTCACGATAACGGGCGAGCCACACCCCCTCCACAGCCCGCCTTCCCACCCAAATACACACCTGAGGTGTTTGAACAG GTGGGGCGTGCTGTTGCCATAGCAGCGCTGGATATGGCGCAGTGTAACCCGTGGCCGCGGTTGGTTTTGTCAGAACACAGCAGTCTGGTGAATCTGCGCACGTCCATCCTCAAACACGTGCGCAACAGCAAGAGCCTGCCGTCCAACAACCAGCGAAACGGCAACTCGAAGACCACCAGCCCCGCCAAACCGGC TTTGAGCAGCTCGGTTTCAGAGAACTCGCTCAACCATGTGCGCATTAATGCTAACGTTAATGGAAACCGCCAGACGTCTCCTCAGCTCAAGAACTCACCGAGCTTCACCTTCGGTTGTAGTGCGTCCGGCCCCGCCAGCGCTCACGGCACCAGCACACACCGGCCCTCTCACAGGACCCCGGGGCCCGTCAGAG AGTGTAAAGCTCAGGAGAAGAGACGACCGCATCACCAGCATCAGCGTCACGCCCTCCGCCAGCAGGCCTCTGCACGCCCCCCTCCCTCGCCATCATCCTCCCCGTCCTCCTCATCTTCAGGTGGTGTGGGCGGGTCCCCGGGCCCCTGCTCCATCAGTATGGCAG GCAACAGCTGCCCTGAGTGTCTCAGTAAAGACTTCCCTGTGCGTGGTGGGTGGGGCATCAAGACTGGCAGATCAGGTCCCGCCCACTCTCATACATCACAGCAGAAGAAGGCGTTTCCAGCACAG GAACCTCTGCAGGAGTCTGTGGACTTATTGACATCTATTGAATACAGCAG GTGCGCTCTGCAGCCGCGGTCCAGTCGTATCCCGGTGCGGAAGGACAATCAGTCGGCTGTCCCCCCTGTCTCAGGCTGCTCCGAGACCCTGAGAGTCTGGAAACTGATCAAGCCCGACATCAAAAAACACCTGGCAG GTGTGGCTGGGAAAGATGGTTCTTCTCTGCGTCTGACCCCTAAAGTTCTTCTGAGGAACCAGAGTTCAGGAGGCGCCACCAATAAAACACCTGCCACAGATACACACGCAAACAG ATCACTGCAGACGTGA